One window of the Candidatus Krumholzibacteriota bacterium genome contains the following:
- a CDS encoding glycosyltransferase family 39 protein translates to MRRGSIVAVIMILALAARLLLVPSGLRQAESRGMGYYDEYGGIAKNISEGRGFSYDWYGELRPTSIHSPVYPYLLAAIFSLAGTGKGAVFAIIMVNIILSMVLIYFLFRASEALFGPLAGIATLILVAFYPGQIYYSVSGLPTILYTLILFSVITAAWRLKERLSTVNALVWGAAIGFCALSYSFVMALAPVLAIWLFITSGRRRFGRSAAVISISALTALIILAPWTVRNYQVHKRWIPVRDQSGTNLWWGNGPQATGGVNGLMANSDNLFTGEITEKLHSFANEVDGDRYMRKLAVDFMKENPGRTARLWMHKILIFWWFDTGPVAAGSGIGRFLPVLKLLKGLLLLLSAGGFFILVKRRPDLASLGLAVCAVMTMVFMIFFSGRLRYFTPLEPVLFMSGGYLVYNLLSRFEFARTLAEKI, encoded by the coding sequence ATGAGACGCGGAAGTATCGTTGCTGTCATCATGATACTTGCTCTTGCCGCGAGGCTTCTTCTCGTACCATCAGGGCTCAGGCAGGCAGAGTCGAGGGGGATGGGGTATTACGACGAATATGGGGGAATAGCGAAAAACATCTCCGAAGGAAGAGGGTTCTCATACGACTGGTACGGCGAACTTCGTCCCACATCTATCCATTCGCCGGTCTATCCGTATCTGCTCGCGGCGATCTTTTCCCTTGCCGGGACGGGAAAAGGGGCTGTCTTCGCGATAATCATGGTAAATATCATCCTGTCGATGGTCCTTATCTATTTTCTCTTCAGGGCATCTGAGGCCCTGTTCGGCCCACTTGCCGGCATCGCAACGCTGATACTGGTCGCGTTCTATCCGGGCCAGATATACTATTCCGTCTCCGGATTACCGACGATCCTCTATACGTTGATCCTCTTTTCAGTGATCACCGCCGCGTGGAGGCTCAAAGAGAGACTCTCCACGGTCAACGCTCTTGTCTGGGGCGCCGCCATAGGGTTCTGCGCCCTTTCGTATTCGTTTGTGATGGCGCTCGCTCCGGTTCTCGCGATCTGGCTCTTTATCACTTCAGGCAGGCGACGGTTCGGGAGGTCGGCGGCGGTGATATCGATATCAGCCCTTACCGCCCTGATTATCCTTGCTCCGTGGACTGTCAGAAATTACCAGGTGCACAAGAGGTGGATCCCCGTCCGCGATCAATCGGGGACGAATCTATGGTGGGGGAACGGCCCCCAGGCTACCGGAGGGGTCAACGGGCTCATGGCCAATTCAGACAATCTCTTTACCGGGGAGATCACCGAAAAGCTTCATTCATTCGCCAACGAGGTAGACGGAGACAGATATATGAGGAAGCTTGCCGTCGATTTCATGAAAGAGAACCCGGGCAGGACAGCGCGGCTCTGGATGCACAAAATACTGATATTCTGGTGGTTCGATACAGGGCCGGTCGCGGCGGGATCGGGGATCGGCCGATTCCTGCCCGTCCTTAAGTTGCTTAAAGGGCTGCTGTTACTCCTGTCGGCCGGCGGATTCTTCATCCTTGTAAAGAGGCGCCCCGACCTCGCGTCTCTCGGGCTGGCGGTATGCGCCGTGATGACGATGGTGTTTATGATCTTCTTTTCAGGAAGACTGAGATATTTTACTCCCCTGGAGCCTGTCCTTTTCATGTCGGGAGGATATCTTGTCTATAATCTGCTCTCGCGGTTCGAATTCGCGAGAACCCTTGCGGAAAAGATCTGA